One genomic window of Stieleria sp. JC731 includes the following:
- the ptsP gene encoding phosphoenolpyruvate--protein phosphotransferase: MVELQGIPVSPGVAIGPALVLDAAGYRIPRTLLAADEVDAEFARLREAVDKVSTGLEANRLETSAVAGEHTGDIFAAQLQMLHDPRLQAELRRRIREERQSAAYAVSRVLHNYAAAIRRVDSPLLADRADDVLDIEKQLLMCLGAVSAGPLSDLSEPVIVLSHVLTPSETANLDRQYVRAFCTETGGPGGHTAIVAKGLELPAVVGIGSFLDQVGDHCNVIVDGDRGRVIINPDAETIAFYRKKLKDRRSLTARLSELRDLPAETIDGTALRLSANIEFPHETSTCIERGADGIGLYRTEFLYLSSHEEPSEEDHYQAYSRVIREMDGRPVVIRTLDLGADKMGHRPMAEHEHNPFLGLRSIRLSLRNLDLFRPQLRAILRAAIHGDVRVMFPLITTLAEYRQARMLLNVVAEDLVDAGIPHRSNIPVGMMVEVPAAVMMLERFAPEVDFLSIGTNDLAQYTLAVDRSNENVADLYQSSDPAVLRLIARCVEVAAQFDKPLSICGEMSSNPARALLLLGMGVRHLSVPPSSLLRVKKAIRSVSIDQCLEIANRVMQLEAARDVDLYLLDRLGEYVPELIVT; this comes from the coding sequence ATGGTCGAACTGCAAGGCATCCCCGTTTCACCTGGGGTCGCGATCGGCCCAGCCTTAGTGCTGGACGCTGCCGGTTACCGAATCCCTCGTACACTGCTGGCCGCCGATGAGGTGGACGCGGAATTTGCGCGTCTGCGCGAAGCGGTCGATAAGGTTTCCACTGGCCTAGAAGCCAATCGATTGGAAACCTCTGCCGTTGCCGGTGAGCACACCGGTGATATCTTTGCGGCGCAGCTGCAAATGCTGCATGATCCGCGACTTCAAGCCGAACTGCGTCGCCGTATTCGCGAAGAGCGTCAGTCTGCCGCCTACGCCGTTAGCCGCGTGTTGCACAACTACGCGGCCGCGATTCGCCGCGTCGATAGTCCGCTGTTGGCCGATCGAGCCGACGACGTTTTGGACATCGAAAAGCAATTGTTGATGTGCTTGGGTGCCGTTTCCGCAGGTCCGCTTTCGGATCTGTCAGAGCCCGTCATCGTGCTGTCGCATGTATTGACCCCCAGCGAAACGGCAAACCTGGATCGTCAGTACGTCCGAGCCTTTTGTACCGAAACCGGTGGCCCAGGCGGACATACCGCGATCGTTGCCAAAGGTTTGGAGTTGCCCGCGGTTGTTGGTATCGGAAGCTTCTTGGATCAAGTCGGCGACCATTGCAATGTGATTGTCGATGGTGATCGTGGGCGAGTGATCATCAACCCCGATGCAGAAACGATCGCGTTCTATCGCAAGAAGCTGAAAGACCGACGTTCATTGACCGCGCGGCTGTCGGAGCTGCGCGATTTGCCTGCCGAGACAATCGATGGCACTGCGCTGCGTTTGAGTGCGAATATCGAATTCCCGCACGAGACATCGACGTGTATCGAGCGTGGGGCCGACGGCATCGGCCTGTATCGCACGGAGTTCCTGTATCTGTCGAGCCATGAGGAGCCAAGCGAAGAGGATCACTACCAGGCATACAGCCGCGTCATTCGCGAAATGGACGGTCGCCCGGTGGTCATCCGCACGTTGGACCTTGGCGCCGACAAAATGGGCCATCGCCCGATGGCTGAACACGAACACAACCCGTTCTTGGGGCTGCGTAGCATTCGTTTGTCACTGCGGAACTTGGATTTGTTCCGTCCCCAGCTTCGTGCCATCTTGCGAGCTGCCATTCACGGCGATGTTCGGGTGATGTTCCCGCTCATTACGACTTTGGCCGAGTATCGTCAGGCAAGGATGTTGTTGAACGTCGTTGCCGAGGATCTTGTCGACGCCGGCATTCCACACCGTAGCAATATCCCGGTAGGAATGATGGTCGAAGTCCCGGCCGCGGTGATGATGTTGGAGCGTTTTGCCCCGGAAGTCGACTTTTTGTCGATCGGCACCAATGACTTGGCGCAGTACACGCTGGCGGTCGACCGAAGTAACGAAAACGTTGCCGACCTGTATCAGTCGAGCGATCCCGCGGTCCTGCGGTTGATTGCCCGCTGTGTCGAAGTCGCGGCGCAATTTGACAAGCCGCTTTCGATCTGTGGCGAGATGAGCAGTAACCCGGCGCGCGCGTTGTTGCTTTTGGGGATGGGCGTGCGGCATTTGAGTGTGCCACCGTCTTCGCTGTTGCGTGTGAAGAAAGCGATCCGTTCCGTTTCGATTGATCAGTGCCTTGAGATCGCCAATCGAGTCATGCAGCTAGAAGCGGCGCGTGATGTGGACCTTTATCTATTGGATCGGCTTGGTGAGTATGTTCCCGAGTTGATCGTTACCTAA
- a CDS encoding HPr family phosphocarrier protein — translation MSKALSRTVVVRNPQGLHARPADMLVRMANQFTSNILISRGGEAVDCKSILSLLTLGAACGTELSLRVEGDDAKTAIDSIEQLFLRGFDELGDEDAADNDSCSEETGNMGQTDSTPSA, via the coding sequence ATGTCCAAGGCGCTCAGCCGAACCGTTGTTGTCCGCAACCCGCAAGGGCTCCATGCGCGCCCGGCTGACATGTTGGTCCGGATGGCAAATCAGTTCACTTCGAACATTTTGATTAGCCGTGGGGGCGAAGCCGTCGATTGTAAGAGCATCCTGTCGCTGTTGACCCTCGGTGCCGCCTGCGGGACCGAATTGTCGCTGCGAGTTGAAGGTGATGACGCCAAAACGGCGATTGATTCCATCGAGCAACTCTTTTTGCGCGGCTTCGACGAACTGGGTGACGAAGATGCTGCCGATAACGATTCGTGCAGCGAGGAAACCGGGAACATGGGGCAAACCGATTCGACCCCCTCGGCGTGA